A stretch of Halocalculus aciditolerans DNA encodes these proteins:
- a CDS encoding DUF5804 family protein: MTRVCLLGKEDVDLRIDIYSYETARRALATYDVSEPWTNTLQLRTNSLGNAVTLLNDLNWYLARLTRDAIIREPSVSTTEWLSRPLARQIRDGDLDPDEPVNRLKVYGVDDDRLVDPTFVLRGDAQEGTYERADYDESVVVRVTKGEFFA; encoded by the coding sequence GTGACTCGCGTCTGCCTCCTCGGCAAGGAGGACGTCGACCTCCGCATCGACATCTACTCCTACGAGACCGCGCGCCGCGCCCTCGCCACCTACGACGTCTCCGAACCCTGGACGAACACCCTCCAGCTACGGACGAACAGCCTCGGGAACGCCGTCACCCTCCTCAACGACCTCAACTGGTACCTCGCCCGCCTCACCCGCGACGCCATCATCCGCGAGCCGTCCGTCAGCACCACCGAATGGCTCTCTCGCCCCCTCGCCCGCCAGATCCGCGACGGCGACCTCGACCCCGACGAACCCGTCAACCGCCTCAAAGTCTACGGCGTCGACGACGACCGCCTCGTCGACCCGACTTTCGTCCTCCGCGGCGACGCCCAAGAAGGAACCTACGAACGCGCCGACTACGACGAATCCGTCGTCGTCAGAGTGACGAAAGGCGAATTCTTCGCATGA
- a CDS encoding PLP-dependent cysteine synthase family protein, translated as MKDSILDAIGTPLVRVASPEGATVAAKVESFNPGGSAKDRPARAMVEAAERAGDIEPGDRLVEATSGNTGIGLAVVAAARGYDLTIVMPASMSEERRRLLRAYGADLELVEGEMQTANARADQIAAEADAFLIGQFKNPANPRSHYETTAEEILDQVDGREIDAFVAGVGTGGTITGTATRLLEEFPDMEVVAVEPTENAVLSTGKSGNDRFQGMGPGFVSDILDVDLIDTIETVDIDTAEAECRRLARDEGILVGQSSGAASIVARRVAERIAQPELNCPDVELPEMFDNPGDPPELRSDGGRDLDDHRPSSDGGPDGYDDCPLVVTVFPDSGERYLTAGTFD; from the coding sequence ATGAAGGATAGCATACTGGACGCAATCGGCACGCCGCTGGTCCGCGTCGCCTCCCCCGAAGGCGCGACGGTCGCGGCGAAGGTGGAATCCTTCAACCCCGGTGGGTCCGCGAAAGACCGCCCCGCGCGAGCGATGGTCGAAGCCGCCGAGCGCGCCGGCGACATCGAACCCGGCGACCGCCTCGTCGAAGCGACGAGCGGGAACACGGGGATCGGCCTCGCCGTCGTCGCCGCCGCCCGCGGCTACGACCTCACCATCGTCATGCCCGCCTCGATGTCCGAAGAACGCCGCCGCCTCCTCCGCGCGTACGGTGCGGACCTCGAACTCGTCGAGGGCGAGATGCAGACCGCCAACGCTCGCGCCGACCAGATCGCCGCGGAGGCCGACGCCTTCCTCATCGGCCAGTTCAAGAACCCCGCGAACCCGCGTTCGCACTACGAGACCACCGCCGAGGAAATCCTCGACCAGGTCGACGGCCGCGAAATTGACGCCTTCGTCGCCGGCGTCGGAACCGGCGGCACCATCACCGGCACCGCCACCCGCCTCCTCGAGGAGTTCCCCGACATGGAGGTCGTCGCCGTCGAACCCACCGAGAACGCCGTCCTCTCCACCGGCAAATCCGGGAACGACCGGTTCCAGGGGATGGGCCCCGGCTTCGTCTCCGACATCCTCGACGTCGACCTCATCGACACCATCGAAACCGTCGACATCGACACCGCCGAAGCCGAATGCCGCCGCCTCGCCCGCGACGAAGGCATCCTCGTCGGCCAGTCCTCCGGCGCTGCCAGCATCGTCGCCCGCCGCGTCGCCGAACGCATCGCCCAACCCGAACTCAACTGCCCCGACGTCGAACTCCCCGAAATGTTCGACAACCCCGGCGACCCCCCCGAACTCCGCTCCGACGGCGGCCGCGACCTCGACGACCACCGACCATCCTCCGACGGCGGCCCCGACGGCTACGACGACTGCCCCCTCGTCGTCACCGTCTTCCCCGACTCCGGCGAACGCTACCTCACCGCCGGGACCTTCGACTGA
- a CDS encoding FAD-binding protein: MYEHDVIVVGGGGAGLRAAIGAHEAGADVAIVTKLHPVRSHTGAAEGGINAALRDGDDWELHAYDTVKGGDYLTDAPAAETLAQDAPENVVQLENWGMPFSREDDGRMSQRPFGGLSFPRTTYAGAETGHHLLHTLYEQVVKRGITVYDEWYVTRLAVTDEDDPEDRSCHGCVAWDVQTGEIAGFRGRDGVILATGGDGQVFDHTTNAVANTADGVAMAYRAGVPIEDMEFVQFHPTTLPSTGVLISEGTRGEGGILYNSEGERLMFEYGYATNDGELASRDVVSRAELTEINSGRGVDDEYVHLDMRHLGEERIMDRLENILHLAEDFEGVDGLEDPMPVKPGHHYEMGGIETNENGETCIDGLYAIGEAACVSVHGSNRLGGNALPELIVFGGRAGRHAAGADVGEPEIPVGKSGDGIEESDVQYPVDPGSADETSAVVSGDTPDDVIDAAVEAETERIDGLLEKEDGVNHAEVRSKIQKTMTDNVNVFREEDGIREALEVIREAREEYQDVYVADKSRTFNTDLQHTIETRNVIDTAEIIAMGALAREEFRGAHWRKEFQERRDDEWLKHTCVSWNDGNPELWYRPVLLDGENKTYEPKERSY; the protein is encoded by the coding sequence ATGTACGAACACGACGTTATCGTAGTCGGCGGCGGCGGCGCGGGACTCCGCGCGGCCATCGGCGCGCACGAGGCGGGTGCGGACGTGGCTATCGTCACGAAACTCCACCCGGTTCGCTCCCACACGGGCGCGGCCGAGGGCGGTATCAACGCGGCGCTCCGCGACGGCGACGACTGGGAGCTCCACGCCTACGACACGGTCAAGGGCGGAGACTACCTCACTGACGCGCCGGCGGCGGAGACGCTCGCGCAGGACGCCCCCGAGAACGTAGTACAGCTCGAGAACTGGGGGATGCCCTTCAGTCGCGAAGACGACGGCCGGATGAGTCAGCGGCCGTTCGGCGGGCTCTCCTTCCCACGTACCACGTACGCGGGCGCGGAGACCGGCCACCACCTCCTCCACACGCTCTACGAGCAGGTCGTCAAGCGCGGCATCACGGTCTACGACGAGTGGTACGTCACGCGTCTCGCCGTCACGGACGAGGACGACCCCGAAGACCGCAGCTGCCACGGCTGCGTCGCCTGGGACGTCCAGACCGGCGAAATAGCCGGATTCCGCGGGCGCGACGGCGTCATCCTCGCAACCGGCGGTGACGGCCAGGTCTTCGACCACACGACGAACGCCGTCGCCAACACCGCGGACGGCGTCGCGATGGCGTACCGCGCCGGCGTCCCCATCGAGGACATGGAGTTCGTCCAGTTCCACCCGACGACGCTCCCCTCCACGGGCGTCCTCATCTCCGAAGGGACGCGCGGCGAGGGCGGTATCCTCTACAACTCCGAGGGCGAACGCCTCATGTTCGAGTACGGATACGCCACGAACGACGGCGAACTCGCCTCCCGCGACGTCGTCTCCCGCGCCGAGCTCACCGAGATCAACAGCGGGCGCGGCGTCGACGACGAGTACGTCCACCTCGACATGCGCCACCTCGGCGAGGAGCGCATCATGGACCGCTTGGAGAACATCCTCCACCTCGCGGAGGACTTCGAGGGGGTCGACGGCCTCGAAGACCCCATGCCGGTCAAACCCGGCCACCACTACGAGATGGGTGGCATCGAGACGAACGAGAACGGCGAGACCTGCATCGACGGCCTCTACGCGATCGGCGAAGCCGCCTGCGTCTCCGTCCACGGCTCCAACCGCCTCGGGGGCAACGCGCTCCCCGAACTCATCGTCTTCGGCGGCCGCGCCGGCCGCCACGCCGCCGGCGCGGACGTCGGCGAACCCGAGATTCCCGTCGGCAAATCCGGCGACGGCATCGAGGAGAGCGACGTCCAGTACCCCGTCGACCCCGGCAGCGCCGACGAGACGTCCGCCGTCGTCTCCGGCGACACGCCCGACGACGTCATCGACGCCGCCGTCGAGGCCGAAACCGAGCGCATCGACGGCCTCCTCGAAAAAGAGGACGGCGTCAACCACGCCGAAGTCCGTTCGAAGATTCAGAAGACGATGACGGACAACGTCAACGTCTTCCGCGAAGAAGACGGCATCCGGGAGGCTCTCGAAGTCATCCGGGAAGCCCGCGAGGAGTACCAGGACGTCTACGTCGCCGACAAATCCCGGACGTTCAACACGGACCTCCAGCACACCATCGAGACACGGAACGTCATCGACACCGCCGAAATCATCGCCATGGGCGCGCTCGCCCGCGAGGAGTTCCGCGGCGCGCACTGGCGCAAGGAGTTCCAGGAGCGCCGCGACGACGAGTGGCTCAAGCACACCTGCGTCTCCTGGAACGACGGGAACCCCGAACTCTGGTACCGTCCCGTCCTCCTCGACGGCGAGAACAAGACCTACGAACCGAAAGAACGGTCCTACTAA
- the sdhC gene encoding succinate dehydrogenase, cytochrome b556 subunit yields the protein MSQSYDRGLVEDFGRWKEFSAGMWAWVLHKFTGWVLIGYLFTHIAVLSTALQSPEAYTQTLHGLESLAVVRVLEVGLLAVAVFHILNGVRLLFVDLGLGLDLDVQEKSFYAALVLTAVIVVASVPTFMEGVF from the coding sequence ATGAGCCAGTCGTACGACCGAGGCCTCGTCGAGGACTTCGGCCGGTGGAAGGAGTTCTCGGCCGGGATGTGGGCCTGGGTTCTCCATAAATTCACGGGCTGGGTGCTCATCGGGTACCTATTCACGCATATCGCTGTACTGAGCACCGCACTCCAGAGTCCGGAGGCGTACACGCAGACGCTCCACGGACTAGAGAGCCTGGCCGTCGTCCGCGTCCTCGAAGTCGGACTGCTCGCGGTCGCCGTCTTCCACATTCTGAACGGCGTCCGCCTCCTCTTCGTGGACCTCGGGCTCGGCCTCGACCTCGACGTACAGGAGAAGAGTTTCTACGCGGCGCTCGTCCTCACGGCCGTCATCGTCGTGGCGAGCGTCCCGACCTTCATGGAGGGGGTGTTCTGA
- a CDS encoding succinate dehydrogenase/fumarate reductase iron-sulfur subunit, which yields MSTQTPNTDAESDSPQAERMERKAERDDEARAKAGTDADERQITLKVFRYDPEIPDKQEPRFDTFEVPFEPGITVLDALIYARDTYDSSLTFRHSCRQAVCGSDALFINGSQRLGCQTQVADLDDSETVRVEPLPHRDVVKDLVVDMDHFYDQMESVEPYFSPTEEPDGEQLQSRENREKIKMSTRCIWCGACMSSCNIAAGDNEYLGPAAINKAYRFYFDDREDEQRQQERLEIIEQEHGVWRCQTQFSCTTVCPKDIPLTEHIQELKREAVKQNLKFW from the coding sequence ATGAGCACGCAAACGCCGAACACGGACGCCGAATCGGACTCGCCGCAGGCCGAGCGGATGGAGCGGAAGGCCGAGCGGGACGACGAAGCACGCGCGAAAGCCGGGACGGACGCCGACGAGCGCCAGATCACGCTCAAGGTCTTCCGCTACGACCCGGAGATTCCGGACAAACAGGAGCCGCGCTTCGACACCTTCGAAGTCCCCTTCGAGCCCGGTATCACCGTCCTCGACGCGCTCATCTACGCGCGCGACACCTACGACTCCAGTCTCACCTTCCGGCACTCCTGCCGGCAGGCCGTCTGCGGGAGCGACGCGCTCTTCATCAACGGCAGCCAGCGCCTCGGCTGTCAGACGCAGGTCGCCGACCTCGACGACTCCGAGACGGTTCGCGTCGAGCCGCTCCCCCACCGCGACGTCGTGAAAGACCTCGTCGTGGACATGGACCACTTCTACGACCAGATGGAGTCCGTGGAGCCGTACTTCAGTCCGACAGAAGAGCCGGACGGCGAACAGCTCCAGTCCCGCGAGAACCGCGAGAAGATCAAGATGAGCACGCGCTGCATCTGGTGTGGCGCGTGTATGTCCTCCTGTAACATCGCCGCCGGCGACAACGAGTACCTCGGGCCGGCCGCGATCAACAAGGCCTACCGCTTCTACTTCGACGACCGCGAGGACGAACAGCGCCAGCAGGAACGCCTCGAAATCATCGAGCAAGAACACGGCGTCTGGCGGTGTCAGACCCAGTTCTCCTGTACGACGGTGTGTCCGAAGGACATCCCGCTCACGGAGCACATTCAGGAGCTGAAGCGCGAGGCAGTCAAGCAGAACCTCAAATTCTGGTAA
- a CDS encoding succinylglutamate desuccinylase/aspartoacylase family protein — protein MAHGAFTFNGGSVAPGETQHFRYSVSETYLGDPVRLPVNVVNGERDGPTVVLTAATHGDELNGIEVVREVATDWDHTDLRGTLVCLPVVNVPGFIAQQRYLPIYDRDLNRSFPGDPDSTSAKRMANTIFRNFIEPGDVCLDFHTSTRGRSNMIHVRADMSDDDVARLARAFGSNVILDSDGPSGTLRREASEAGVPTVTVEMGEAHRFQRAFIDRALDGVVSVLAEYGLREIGSVRWPGWRTVIESGEKTWLRADVGGLVETHHEQGDLVEEGDTICTIANPFKTERTTVEAPFTGLLVGILENPLVYPGNPLCHLVELDEPTTRAYEQAGGTPQA, from the coding sequence ATGGCTCACGGGGCGTTCACCTTCAACGGCGGTTCGGTCGCACCCGGGGAGACCCAGCACTTCCGGTACAGCGTCAGCGAAACCTACCTCGGCGACCCCGTCCGCCTCCCCGTCAACGTCGTGAACGGCGAGCGGGACGGCCCGACGGTCGTCCTCACCGCCGCGACACACGGCGACGAACTCAACGGCATCGAGGTCGTCCGCGAAGTCGCCACCGACTGGGACCACACCGACCTCCGCGGCACCCTCGTCTGCCTCCCCGTCGTGAACGTCCCGGGCTTCATCGCCCAACAGCGCTACCTCCCGATCTACGACCGCGACCTCAACCGCTCCTTCCCCGGCGACCCCGATTCGACGTCCGCGAAGCGGATGGCGAACACCATCTTCCGGAACTTCATCGAACCGGGCGACGTCTGCCTCGACTTCCACACGTCGACTCGCGGCCGCTCGAACATGATTCACGTCCGCGCCGACATGAGCGACGACGACGTCGCCCGCCTCGCGAGGGCGTTCGGATCGAACGTCATCCTCGACAGCGACGGGCCGTCGGGGACGCTCCGCCGCGAAGCCAGCGAAGCCGGCGTCCCCACCGTCACCGTCGAGATGGGGGAAGCCCACCGCTTCCAGCGCGCGTTCATCGACCGCGCGCTCGACGGCGTCGTCAGCGTCCTCGCCGAGTACGGCCTCCGCGAAATCGGGAGCGTCCGCTGGCCCGGCTGGCGCACCGTCATCGAATCCGGCGAGAAGACGTGGCTCCGCGCGGACGTCGGCGGCCTCGTCGAAACCCACCACGAGCAGGGCGACCTCGTCGAGGAAGGCGACACCATCTGCACCATCGCCAACCCCTTCAAGACCGAGCGCACGACGGTCGAAGCGCCCTTCACCGGCCTGCTGGTCGGCATCCTCGAGAACCCGCTCGTCTACCCGGGGAACCCGCTCTGCCACCTCGTCGAACTCGACGAACCGACGACTCGCGCCTACGAGCAGGCCGGTGGGACGCCGCAGGCCTGA
- a CDS encoding XapX domain-containing protein, with protein MNTTLVAVALLVGAVTGAVFAALRVPIPAPPNLAGVMGIVGIYLGYKAVEYTGVGVDVLGRLGL; from the coding sequence ATGAACACGACTCTCGTCGCCGTCGCGCTCCTCGTCGGCGCGGTGACCGGTGCGGTCTTCGCCGCGCTCCGCGTCCCCATCCCCGCGCCCCCGAACCTCGCGGGCGTGATGGGAATCGTCGGCATCTACCTCGGCTACAAAGCCGTCGAATACACCGGCGTCGGCGTCGACGTCCTCGGCCGGCTCGGCCTCTAA
- a CDS encoding thioredoxin family protein, translating to MTGTLETMQPAADADLDDDAVGTLRSLSENVVFRVWGGDWCGDCQNQLPTFAAALDEAGVDPAGDRVHHYPVEKNADGSKSGELVDEYDIELIPTVVVELDGEELARFVEDAPDSIAVTLANQLSTADLTA from the coding sequence ATGACTGGCACGCTCGAAACGATGCAGCCCGCGGCGGACGCCGACCTCGACGACGACGCGGTGGGGACGCTCCGCTCGCTCAGTGAGAACGTCGTCTTCCGCGTGTGGGGCGGCGACTGGTGCGGCGACTGTCAGAACCAGCTCCCGACGTTCGCGGCCGCGCTCGACGAAGCGGGCGTCGACCCCGCCGGCGACCGCGTCCACCACTACCCCGTCGAGAAGAACGCGGACGGCTCGAAATCCGGCGAGCTCGTCGACGAGTACGACATCGAGTTGATTCCGACGGTCGTCGTCGAACTCGACGGCGAGGAGCTCGCTCGCTTCGTCGAGGACGCCCCGGACTCCATCGCTGTGACGCTCGCGAACCAGCTCTCCACGGCGGACCTCACGGCGTAA
- the purD gene encoding phosphoribosylamine--glycine ligase: protein MTETVLLVGGGGREHAMARALAPDCDLHAAASNRNPGIDRLANSVHIVDETDADAVVEAAEAVGATLVAVGPEAPLQAGVVDALEDAGIYAFAPRQADARLETDKAFQRDFMAEHDIPGTPGFETFDDASEAADYVESLERDVAVKPTGLTGGKGVKVTGDQVTHAEAADYVRDSGHGEWVVEDRLVGEEFTIQAFVADGDLRTTPAVQDHKRAYEGDDGPNTGGMGSYSDTTLELPFMQDGDYEAAVEVLEAVVDALPEYRGVLYGQFMLTTDGPMVVEFNARFGDPEAMNTLPVMETPFIDVLTAARDGDALPALEFSGEATVCKYAVPAGYPTDPEAGAEVVVDEDSVGDALLFYASVDARDGGVYTTTSRSFAVVGRSDSITAAEAQAEAALADVDDGFHVRHDIGTDALVQRRIDHMATLRGE from the coding sequence ATGACCGAAACAGTGCTCCTCGTAGGGGGCGGCGGCCGCGAACACGCGATGGCGCGCGCGCTCGCGCCCGACTGCGACCTGCACGCCGCGGCGAGTAACCGGAACCCGGGTATCGACCGCCTCGCGAACTCCGTACACATCGTGGACGAGACGGACGCCGACGCGGTCGTCGAGGCCGCGGAAGCCGTCGGCGCAACGCTCGTCGCCGTCGGCCCCGAAGCCCCGCTACAGGCCGGCGTCGTCGACGCCCTAGAGGACGCCGGTATCTACGCGTTCGCGCCGCGACAGGCCGACGCCCGCCTGGAGACGGACAAGGCCTTCCAGCGCGACTTCATGGCCGAACACGACATCCCCGGCACGCCGGGCTTCGAGACGTTCGACGACGCGAGCGAGGCCGCCGACTACGTCGAATCACTCGAGCGCGACGTCGCCGTCAAACCAACCGGCCTCACGGGCGGAAAAGGCGTGAAAGTCACCGGCGACCAAGTGACGCACGCCGAGGCCGCCGACTACGTCCGCGACAGCGGCCACGGCGAGTGGGTCGTCGAGGACCGCCTCGTCGGCGAGGAGTTCACGATCCAGGCGTTCGTCGCCGACGGCGACCTCCGCACCACGCCCGCCGTCCAAGACCACAAACGCGCCTACGAGGGCGACGACGGCCCGAACACCGGCGGGATGGGGAGTTACAGCGACACGACGCTGGAACTGCCGTTCATGCAGGACGGCGACTACGAGGCCGCCGTCGAGGTACTGGAGGCCGTCGTGGACGCGCTCCCCGAGTATCGCGGCGTGCTCTACGGCCAGTTCATGCTCACCACGGACGGCCCGATGGTCGTCGAGTTCAACGCGCGCTTCGGCGACCCCGAAGCCATGAATACGCTCCCCGTCATGGAGACGCCGTTCATCGACGTCCTCACCGCCGCGCGCGACGGCGACGCCCTCCCCGCCCTCGAGTTCTCGGGCGAAGCGACCGTCTGCAAGTACGCCGTCCCCGCCGGCTACCCCACCGACCCCGAAGCCGGCGCGGAAGTCGTCGTCGACGAGGACTCCGTAGGCGACGCTCTCCTCTTCTACGCGAGCGTCGACGCCCGCGACGGCGGCGTCTACACGACGACCTCCCGGTCGTTCGCGGTCGTCGGTCGCTCCGACAGCATCACCGCCGCCGAGGCCCAGGCGGAAGCCGCACTCGCCGACGTCGACGACGGCTTCCACGTCCGCCACGACATCGGCACCGACGCGCTCGTCCAACGGCGCATCGACCACATGGCGACCCTCCGCGGCGAGTAG
- a CDS encoding thioredoxin domain-containing protein, with the protein MSDPTRRNRLDEEASPYLRQHADNPVHWQPWDDDAFEAAAERDVPVFLSVGYSACHWCHVMAEESFADDDVAETVNEHFVPVKVDREERPDVDDVYMTVAQLVRGGGGWPLSVFLTPDRRPFWVGTYVPKEATRNQPGFEQLLEDVHEAWETDRESIEERADQWAAAARGELEAVPDEAGDPPGAEVLSEAAADAVRSADRANGGFGRQPKFPQPGRVRLLLRAARELGGDDYREVAADALDAMANGGLYDHLGGGFHRYCTDSDWTVPHFEKMLYDQAELSTAYLAGYQATGEERYADVVESTLAFTDRELGHDAGGFFSTLDARSDGVEGKFYVWTPGEVREVLGDDDLAALACDRWGITDAGNFEGATVLTADASLTALADEYGLSEDEAAARVENAREALFAARSSRTRPARDEKIIGSWNGLMVSAFARAGLAFDDEYAARAADALGFVREHLWSEDENRLARRWKDGDVKGDGYLEDYAFLARGALDTYAATGDHDHLAFALDLARALCEVFYDADVEALYAAPASDDLLARPQDLTDQSTPSPAGVAVDVLQRLDAFAPDEAFGDIVDAVLSTHAETIENSPLQHVSLVDAAVTRANGLLETTVAADRVPDEWRALLTESYRPDLLLTRRPRGDGELDAWLDDLGVAETPAIWADRGARDGADATAYVCRRACSPPLHETAEVDSWLADFAVTP; encoded by the coding sequence ATGAGCGACCCGACGCGGCGCAACCGACTCGACGAGGAGGCGAGCCCGTACCTCCGCCAGCACGCCGACAATCCCGTTCACTGGCAGCCGTGGGACGACGACGCCTTCGAGGCTGCCGCGGAGCGCGACGTCCCCGTGTTCCTCTCCGTCGGCTACTCGGCCTGCCACTGGTGTCACGTGATGGCCGAGGAGTCCTTCGCGGACGACGACGTCGCCGAGACGGTGAACGAGCACTTCGTCCCCGTGAAGGTCGACCGGGAGGAGCGCCCGGACGTCGACGACGTCTACATGACGGTCGCACAGCTCGTGCGCGGCGGCGGTGGCTGGCCACTCTCCGTCTTCCTCACTCCCGACCGCCGGCCGTTCTGGGTGGGGACGTACGTCCCGAAGGAGGCGACGCGGAACCAGCCGGGGTTCGAGCAGCTACTCGAGGACGTCCACGAGGCGTGGGAGACGGACCGCGAATCCATCGAGGAGCGCGCGGATCAGTGGGCGGCGGCGGCGCGCGGCGAGCTCGAAGCCGTACCGGACGAAGCCGGCGACCCGCCCGGAGCCGAGGTGCTCTCGGAGGCGGCGGCGGACGCGGTGCGGAGCGCGGACCGGGCGAACGGCGGATTCGGCCGGCAGCCGAAGTTCCCGCAGCCGGGGCGCGTCCGCCTCCTCCTCCGCGCCGCGCGCGAACTCGGCGGCGACGACTACCGGGAGGTCGCGGCCGACGCGCTCGACGCGATGGCGAACGGCGGTCTCTACGACCACCTCGGGGGCGGCTTCCACCGGTACTGCACGGATTCGGACTGGACGGTCCCGCACTTCGAGAAGATGCTCTACGACCAGGCCGAACTCTCCACGGCGTACCTCGCGGGCTACCAGGCGACGGGCGAGGAGCGGTACGCCGACGTCGTCGAGTCGACGCTCGCGTTCACCGACCGCGAACTCGGACACGATGCTGGCGGGTTCTTCAGCACGCTCGACGCGCGGAGCGACGGCGTCGAGGGGAAGTTCTACGTCTGGACGCCCGGCGAAGTTCGAGAGGTACTCGGCGACGATGACCTCGCGGCGCTCGCCTGCGACCGCTGGGGAATCACGGACGCGGGGAACTTCGAGGGCGCGACGGTGTTGACGGCGGACGCGTCGCTCACGGCGCTCGCCGACGAGTACGGACTCAGCGAAGACGAGGCCGCGGCGCGCGTCGAGAACGCCCGGGAAGCGCTGTTCGCGGCGCGCTCCTCGCGAACGCGACCGGCGCGCGACGAGAAAATCATCGGCTCGTGGAACGGCCTGATGGTGTCGGCGTTCGCCCGCGCGGGCCTCGCCTTCGACGACGAGTACGCCGCCCGCGCCGCCGACGCGCTCGGGTTCGTCCGCGAGCACCTGTGGAGCGAGGACGAGAACCGACTCGCGCGCCGCTGGAAGGACGGCGACGTGAAGGGCGACGGCTACCTCGAAGACTACGCCTTCCTCGCGCGCGGCGCGCTCGACACCTACGCGGCGACCGGCGACCACGACCACCTCGCGTTCGCGCTCGACCTCGCCCGCGCCCTGTGTGAGGTGTTCTACGACGCCGATGTGGAGGCGCTGTACGCCGCGCCCGCCAGCGACGACCTGCTCGCGCGTCCGCAGGACCTCACCGACCAGTCGACGCCGTCGCCCGCGGGCGTCGCCGTCGACGTCCTCCAGCGCCTCGACGCGTTCGCGCCCGACGAGGCGTTCGGCGATATCGTCGACGCCGTCCTCTCGACGCACGCGGAGACCATCGAGAACAGTCCGCTCCAGCACGTCTCCCTCGTCGACGCCGCCGTCACGCGCGCGAACGGCCTCCTCGAAACGACGGTCGCCGCAGACCGCGTCCCCGACGAGTGGCGCGCGCTCCTCACCGAGTCGTATCGTCCGGACCTCTTGCTCACCCGTCGCCCGCGCGGCGACGGCGAACTCGACGCGTGGCTCGACGACCTCGGCGTCGCCGAGACGCCCGCAATCTGGGCGGACCGCGGGGCGCGGGACGGCGCGGACGCCACCGCCTACGTCTGCCGGCGCGCGTGCTCACCGCCGCTCCACGAGACCGCAGAAGTCGACTCCTGGCTGGCGGACTTCGCCGTTACGCCGTGA
- a CDS encoding ferritin-like domain-containing protein codes for MADDQVIELLQKAYQDEIETVMNYLSNSIVLDGVRAEEIKESLQTDIQEELGHAEQLGERLKQLDAAPPGSAAFEASQHDLQPPEDTTDVVSVIDGVVAAENDAIETYRALITAAEEADDPVTEDLAVTLLADEEAHRTEFKGYRKEYKE; via the coding sequence ATGGCAGACGACCAAGTCATCGAGCTACTGCAGAAGGCGTATCAGGACGAGATCGAGACGGTCATGAACTACCTCTCGAACAGCATCGTCCTCGACGGCGTGCGCGCCGAGGAGATCAAGGAGAGCCTCCAGACGGACATCCAGGAGGAACTCGGGCACGCCGAACAGCTCGGCGAGCGACTCAAGCAGCTCGACGCCGCGCCGCCCGGCTCCGCGGCGTTCGAAGCCAGCCAGCACGACCTCCAGCCGCCCGAGGACACCACGGACGTCGTCTCCGTCATCGACGGCGTCGTCGCCGCCGAGAACGACGCCATCGAGACCTACCGCGCGCTCATCACGGCCGCCGAGGAAGCCGACGACCCCGTCACCGAGGACCTCGCGGTCACGCTCCTCGCCGACGAGGAAGCCCACCGCACCGAGTTCAAGGGCTACCGCAAGGAGTACAAGGAGTAA
- a CDS encoding succinate dehydrogenase hydrophobic membrane anchor subunit — protein MSNSNNPERVSSFAYGGTRWLLQRLTAAFLVVVLAFHFFLLHFAVHAPEITFAGSHFRMQQLGYLVTMVLFLATATFHGTNGIYNALVNQGIEGTQKQAAKWILVVASLLLFVQGARVAWQLTVGF, from the coding sequence ATGTCGAACTCGAACAACCCGGAACGCGTCTCCAGCTTCGCGTACGGTGGCACGCGCTGGCTGCTTCAGCGCCTCACCGCCGCGTTCCTCGTCGTGGTGCTCGCGTTCCACTTCTTCCTCCTCCACTTCGCCGTGCACGCACCAGAAATCACGTTCGCCGGGTCGCACTTCCGCATGCAGCAACTCGGCTATCTCGTGACGATGGTGCTCTTCCTCGCAACGGCGACGTTCCACGGGACGAACGGCATCTACAACGCCCTCGTCAACCAGGGCATCGAGGGGACGCAGAAACAGGCGGCGAAGTGGATTCTCGTCGTCGCGAGCCTCCTGCTCTTCGTGCAGGGCGCGCGCGTCGCCTGGCAGCTGACGGTGGGATTCTAA